The Deltaproteobacteria bacterium genome has a segment encoding these proteins:
- a CDS encoding chemotaxis protein CheR, producing the protein MTTPNADAPLMTDRELKQFSEFIYTELGIKITQTKKTMLQARLQRRLRTLNMRSYGQYLEYLQTLKGLEVELPRMVDAVTTNTTSFFREPKHFEFLTTTILPEWTKRNPDRAFSIWNAGCSSGEEPYTTAMVLLDYGERVGPLRFSILATDISTDILHKAARAVYEEEKIGTIPLDFRLKYLLRSKDRNKRLVRVAPEVRNTVGFRRLNFMDDFQFRECMDLIFCRNVMIYFDKKTQHELVQKFCDHLKPGGHLFIGHSESLSGTGLPLRQLAPATYQRL; encoded by the coding sequence ATGACCACGCCCAACGCGGACGCCCCGCTCATGACCGACCGCGAGCTGAAGCAGTTCAGCGAGTTCATCTACACCGAACTGGGCATCAAGATCACCCAGACCAAGAAAACCATGCTTCAGGCCCGCCTCCAGCGCCGGCTGCGCACCCTGAACATGCGCAGCTACGGGCAGTATCTGGAATACCTGCAGACCCTCAAGGGGCTGGAAGTGGAACTGCCCCGGATGGTCGACGCCGTGACCACCAACACGACCAGCTTTTTCCGCGAGCCCAAGCATTTTGAATTTCTGACCACCACGATTCTGCCCGAATGGACCAAGCGCAATCCGGACCGCGCCTTTTCCATCTGGAACGCGGGCTGCTCCTCGGGCGAGGAGCCCTACACCACGGCCATGGTCCTTCTGGACTACGGCGAACGGGTTGGGCCGTTGCGTTTTTCCATCCTGGCCACGGACATCTCCACGGACATCCTGCACAAGGCGGCCCGGGCCGTGTACGAGGAAGAAAAAATCGGAACCATTCCCCTGGATTTCAGACTCAAATACCTGTTGCGCAGCAAGGACCGAAACAAAAGACTGGTCCGCGTGGCCCCCGAAGTCCGGAACACGGTCGGCTTCAGGCGGTTGAACTTCATGGACGATTTTCAGTTCCGGGAGTGCATGGACCTTATTTTTTGCCGAAACGTCATGATTTACTTCGATAAAAAAACACAACACGAACTGGTCCAAAAATTCTGCGATCATTTGAAACCAGGAGGGCACCTCTTCATTGGCCATTCCGAAAGCCTGTCCGGCACGGGGCTACCCCTCAGGCAACTGGCCCCGGCCACGTACCAACGTCTGTAA